The nucleotide sequence GAAACCGGACTGGCGGCGCTGCGTGTACTCGAGGTCCTTGAGGCCGGCAAAGCTCGCGCTTCCGCGGGCATCGAGCGCCTTGCGCAGGGCGAGCAGCAACTGCGCGGTGGAGAGGGCGTCGGCCAGCGCGTTATGGCGCGCGTAGTTGCCGATTTTGAATTCGCTCATCCAGTCGTCGAGACTGCGGCGCCGCCGGGCGAGCCGCGGGTAGAGCGCCGGCGCAACGTAGGCCAGGTCGGCCCAGGCGTGGCTGAAATCGAGCCCGAGAAAGGCTTTCATCGCACGGCGGATCATCGGCGCGTCGAAGGCGACATGGAAGGCGACGAGCGGGTCCTTGCCGAGGTATTCGAGAAAGGCGAGCAAGGCGTCGGCGGGCGGCACGCCCGCGCGCTGCGCCGTGCCGCCGATGCCGTGGATCAGGATGTTGCCCTTCTCGCTGACGGTGTCCTGTTGCAGCACGATTTCGAGGCTGTCGCCGAGCTGCACCTTGCCTCGGGAGACGGCGACCGCGCCGATCGCGATCAGGCGATCGCGGCGAGGGTCGAGTCCGCTCGTTTCGACGTCGACCACCACGCAGCGGCCCTCGTCGAGGGGCAGATCGTGGCGCGGCGACGGCAGCGCGCGCCAGGCGGCCAGACGCGCGGCCTGCTGCGGCGAGAGTTCCGGTTTTCTGCCGAAGCGAGGCGCCAGCCAGTTCATACCTGGTAGTGCAGGCCGAGCTTGGTCTGCAGCTTGCGCGCCTGGCGGAAGGCTTCCTTGAGGATGCGGCTGTCGAGATTGTTGAGCGTGTCGGGGTCGACCCGGTTGCCGAGCGACGCACCCTGTTCGCTTTGTCCGTGGTGAAGGCGCAGGCGCAACAGCTGGATGAAGAGGAAGGCCTCGCAGTAGGCGTCGACATCGCGGCTGGCAAGCTTCAGCGGCGCCGCGATCTCGCGCAGGCGCTCGAGCGTGTTGGTCTGCGTGCCGCCGATCGCGAGACTGAAGATGCGCGCAGCGTCGACGAAGGGGGTGATGCCGTTGAGCTTGAGGTCGACCGCGTGATCGTCGCCGGTGACGAAGTCGCGCACGACCCCGAGCGGCGGGCGGTTGCGCAGGGCGTTGACCGCAAGCTGGTGCAGGAAGCGCGAGTTCTTCGGTGCGGCGGCGCGCAGCCAGTCGCGCAATTCGACGCCGAGACCGACCGCACCGTAGAGCGGACGGAAATCGAAGAAGATCGTCGCATGCAGCAGGTCCATCGGCGCGCCGTGATAGATCCAGCGGTCGAAGGTGTCCTGCCATTCCTCGAGCGAAAGGCACCACTTCGGATTCGACGCCATGACCTCGCCGCCGCAGAGCGGAAACCCGCATTCGGCGAGCGCGAGGTTGACGCGTTTGGCGAAGGGCAATAGCGCCTCGCGCTGCGCGGTGGGCGACTCGCCCGCCTTCGGCGCGAAGATGATGCCGTTGTCCTGATCGGTGTTCAGCGTCTGCTCGAAGCGCCCCTCGGAGCCCAGCGCTAGCCAGCAGAATTCGATGTCGCGGGCGGGACTCTCCTGCAATTCGAGCTCGATGACACGCGTCGTCAGCAGGTCGTTGAGCGTGGTGATGATCTGCGTCAACTGCTCGGCTGCGATGCCCTGCGCGAGCATGTTGCGCGAGAGCTGCTGGATGTCGCGAGCGCTCTGCTTGAGCAGATCGAGATCGGGCGCGTGACGGATCGCCGTGCTGATTTCGCTGAGCCCAACGCGTTGCAGGCTGAACAGATCCTTTTCCGAGACCACGCCGGTGAGGCGGCCGTTGTCGGTCACGAGAACGTGGCGGATGCCCTCCTTGGCCATGGTCAGCGCCGCATCGTGGGCAAGCGCGTGCGGCGGCAGCGTGGTGAGTTGCGTGCTCATGATGTCGATCACGGGCCGTTCGAGGTCGGCGCCCGCGAGCGCGACGCGGTCCAACACGTCGTGAAGCGTGAGGATGCCTCGCGGGACGCCATTTTCGACGGCGACCATCGCCCCGACGCCCTGTGTCTTCATCGACTGCAAGGCCTGCCGCACCGAGCTTTGCGGCGAGCAGGTCACGGGCTCGCGGCGCACGATGGCCGCGAGGCGGCTGCTCATCGACTGCTGCTCGGCGCTTGCCCTCGAGTAGCCGGCGTGAATCCGGCGCAGCGAATGCTCGAGCAGATTGGCGATCCGCCGCGTACAAAAATCCTTGAAGGGCTCGCTCAGCTGCGTCAACTGCAGGAAATCCGCTGCCGCGAGCTGGTAGCAGAAGGCGTCGCTGCCGGCGCGGTAGACGCTCGTGACCGGGCGCTCGGCGAGTAGCGCGCCGAGCGGGAAACATTCGCCTTCGCGCAGCTCGAGCCAGGGCGCGCCGTCCGTAGTTTGCGCGCGGCCCTGTTCACCTTGCACGACCCCCTGCTTGATCACGAAAAACTGCAGCGGCGCGACCTGCTCGGGCGCAAGAATGACCTCGCCCTGGGCGAAATAGCCGAGCGACAATCGCCGGGCCATCCAGAGCAGGTGCTCGCGTGCCATCTGATCGAAGGGGGCGAACTGAGCGAGGTGGTCGACGGTCGCCTGGACCAGCGAATTGACAGCCTCTGACATGGACTCTCCTGTGGCGTGTCGTCGCCCCATTATCGTCAGGCGACGCTTCGCTCGGCAAGGTGCTGGGCGAGAAGCGCGAGTGGCGTGCATGAAAAAGCCCCGCCGAGGCGGGGCTTTTGAACGGCCGAACAGGGTGCTGTTCGTTACCCGCAGGTGCCCTGACGGACATCTCGAGCCGGCCGCGGTCGAACGACGGGCTTACATCATGCCCATGCCGCCCATGTCGCCCATGCCGCCACCCATCGGCATCGCGGGCGCCTTGTCTTCCGGCAGGTCGGCGACCATGCAGTCGGTAGTCAGCATCAGGCCGGCGATCGATGCGGCGTTCTGCAGCGCGGTGCGCGTGACCTTGGTCGGGTCGAGCACGCCCATCGCGACCATGTCGCCGTACTCGCTGGTGCCGGCGTTGTAGCCGAAGTTGCCCTCGCCTTCGAGCACCTTGTTGACGACGACCGACGGCTCGTCGCCGCAGTTCTTGACGATCTGGCGCAGCGGCTCCTCGATCGCGCGCAGCACGATCTTCACGCCCGCATCCTGGTCGTGGTTGTCGCCCTTGATCGCGGCAGCCGCGGCCTTGGCGCGCAGCAGTGCCACGCCGCCGCCGGGAACGATGCCTTCTTCGACCGCGGCACGGGTCGCGTGCAGCGCGTCTTCGACGCGGGCCTTCTTCTCCTTCATCTCGACTTCGGTCGCAGCGCCGACCTTGATCACGGCGACGCCACCGGCCAGCTTGGCCTTGCGCTCCTGCAGCTTTTCCTTGTCGTAGTCGGAGGTGACTTCCTCGATCTGCTTGTTGATCTGGGCGATGCGGCCCTTGATCGCGTTGCCGTCACCGGCGCCGTCGATGATCGTGGTGTTCTCCTTGCCGACCTCGATGCGCTTGGCGCGGCCCAGATCCTGCAGGGTGGCCTTCTCGAGGCTCAAGCCGACTTCCTCGGCGATCACGGTGCCGCCGGTCAGGATGGCCATGTCTTCGAGCATCGCCTTGCGACGGTCGCCGAAGCCCGGCGCCTTGACCGCGCAGGTCTTGAGGATGCCGCGGATGTTGTTGACGACGAGCGTGGCGAGCGCTTCGCCGTCGACGTCTTCGGCGACGATCATCAGCGGCTTGCC is from Thiobacillus denitrificans ATCC 25259 and encodes:
- a CDS encoding 3'-5' exonuclease, which translates into the protein MNWLAPRFGRKPELSPQQAARLAAWRALPSPRHDLPLDEGRCVVVDVETSGLDPRRDRLIAIGAVAVSRGKVQLGDSLEIVLQQDTVSEKGNILIHGIGGTAQRAGVPPADALLAFLEYLGKDPLVAFHVAFDAPMIRRAMKAFLGLDFSHAWADLAYVAPALYPRLARRRRSLDDWMSEFKIGNYARHNALADALSTAQLLLALRKALDARGSASFAGLKDLEYTQRRQSGF
- a CDS encoding DUF294 nucleotidyltransferase-like domain-containing protein; the protein is MSEAVNSLVQATVDHLAQFAPFDQMAREHLLWMARRLSLGYFAQGEVILAPEQVAPLQFFVIKQGVVQGEQGRAQTTDGAPWLELREGECFPLGALLAERPVTSVYRAGSDAFCYQLAAADFLQLTQLSEPFKDFCTRRIANLLEHSLRRIHAGYSRASAEQQSMSSRLAAIVRREPVTCSPQSSVRQALQSMKTQGVGAMVAVENGVPRGILTLHDVLDRVALAGADLERPVIDIMSTQLTTLPPHALAHDAALTMAKEGIRHVLVTDNGRLTGVVSEKDLFSLQRVGLSEISTAIRHAPDLDLLKQSARDIQQLSRNMLAQGIAAEQLTQIITTLNDLLTTRVIELELQESPARDIEFCWLALGSEGRFEQTLNTDQDNGIIFAPKAGESPTAQREALLPFAKRVNLALAECGFPLCGGEVMASNPKWCLSLEEWQDTFDRWIYHGAPMDLLHATIFFDFRPLYGAVGLGVELRDWLRAAAPKNSRFLHQLAVNALRNRPPLGVVRDFVTGDDHAVDLKLNGITPFVDAARIFSLAIGGTQTNTLERLREIAAPLKLASRDVDAYCEAFLFIQLLRLRLHHGQSEQGASLGNRVDPDTLNNLDSRILKEAFRQARKLQTKLGLHYQV
- the groL gene encoding chaperonin GroEL (60 kDa chaperone family; promotes refolding of misfolded polypeptides especially under stressful conditions; forms two stacked rings of heptamers to form a barrel-shaped 14mer; ends can be capped by GroES; misfolded proteins enter the barrel where they are refolded when GroES binds); this encodes MAAKDVRFGDSARHRMVAGVNVLADAVKVTLGPKGRNVVLDRSFGAPTVTKDGVSVAKEIELKDKLENMGAQMVKEVASKTSDVAGDGTTTATVLAQSIVNEGMKFVAAGMNPMDLKRGIDKAVNAITEELKKISKPCTTSKEIAQVGSISANSDAPIGQIIADAMDKVGKEGVITVEDGSGLENELDVVEGMQFDRGYLSPYFINNADKQMAIMDDPFILLFDKKISNIRDLLPVLEQVAKAGKPLMIVAEDVDGEALATLVVNNIRGILKTCAVKAPGFGDRRKAMLEDMAILTGGTVIAEEVGLSLEKATLQDLGRAKRIEVGKENTTIIDGAGDGNAIKGRIAQINKQIEEVTSDYDKEKLQERKAKLAGGVAVIKVGAATEVEMKEKKARVEDALHATRAAVEEGIVPGGGVALLRAKAAAAAIKGDNHDQDAGVKIVLRAIEEPLRQIVKNCGDEPSVVVNKVLEGEGNFGYNAGTSEYGDMVAMGVLDPTKVTRTALQNAASIAGLMLTTDCMVADLPEDKAPAMPMGGGMGDMGGMGMM